The Sporomusaceae bacterium FL31 nucleotide sequence ACAGTTATTAACATTCCGGCAGGGAGCATTGCCAGTAGTTTAGGGAAAGATAATCTCGCCAATATGGTTTGCCTAGGAGCCTTAATATCGAATTTGAAACTTATTGATATGAACAATATTCAGAACGCAATGCAAAGCATGTTTGGCAAGAAGAACCCCGAGTTATTTGCATTGAACCTTGCTGCAGTGAATAAAGGCTTGGAATTTTGCCATTGAATCATTGCAAAAATAAGATCAATCCAATCTTAACGTTAAGATTGGATTGATCTTATTTTTGCTGTGTCAGTTCTTACTGCAATTTAATGAAGGAACAGCTTTTTAACACAACTGGAATTTGCTTAAATGGAATTATCAGGAAATTAGCTAGATATCTCTTGAGCAGAAGCTGGACAAATAAATAATTCTTTAAAGGCGGAATTGGCAATGGGAGAAACTGAGAAGAAATTTATTATTCCTGAATTTGGTCCTCTAAGGGGCATCAACGTTTTAACTTCCGGAACCCTTGTGGCCATGCCGCATGCAAGGAATATGATGGCTGACTTTGGTGCTGAAGTCATTCAGATTGAGCGCCCTAAGGTGGGAGATACTTATCGCAGTATGGCACCCTTTGTTGAAACAAACGGGAAAAAAGTTAGTACAAGCTGGGGGCAGGACGCATGCAACCGCTTGAGTTTTTTTACATTGCATTTGGATCTTGACATTCCCGAGATACAAGAAATCTTTTCGCGCTGATTAGGCAAGCTGGATATATTTATGGAAAAATTGGTTTGGCTGGAAAAATACGGGATCAAAAACGAAGTGCTTTTGGAGATTAATCCCAAATTGGTTATTTCAGCATTTCATGCTGTACATTTACGTGGCTATACAGATGAACAGATTGGGGCATTAAGAGAGCAAGGGCTTATCTGAATTCAGCCAAATAAAAAAGCAGGAATGCCGCCATCCGGCAAATTCCTGCTTTTTAGTCATAGGATAATTAGCTGTTATCAGCTGTCTGCATTTTGGGACTGATAAATACTTGACCTTTAGAATCAATGACAGCATAGGTAATTTGTGCAGCATCCTGAAACCCCTGGGCCTGAAGCTGTTCTTTTAGCCAACCTTCAGTTATTTGCTGATTCAGTAAATTACCATGCATAACTTCACCATCCATGATCAGTTCTACTGGATACTGAATGGGAGACTGTTGGACGCCGACATCGCCTTTGGTTGCAGGCTGATAGGCACTTTTTTTGATGACACTCAAGTCACCAGTGGTCTCGACTACCGCGTATTGTACTTCTGACGGGTCCAAAACTCCATTAATTCGCAGCTGGCACGTTAATTCGTCAAGGTCATAGCGCATATTACGCATGTTTTGTTCAAGAATTCGGCCATTTTCGATCACTACGGTTGGTGACCCATCAATGAGTTTGCGGAGTGGGCGATTTCTGATGGTAATCTGCGATAATAAGTAGGTTAGCAAAACAAAAAGCAATAGATCATAAAAGTGGCTCCAGACTCTCTCCGGCTCGGAAGCTGCAATTGAGGCGGCAATTGAACCGATCGTTATACCGCTTACATATTCATAAAAAGTAAGTTGGGCGACCTGGGTTTTGCCGAGGACACGGGTAAAGAGCAGTAAGCTAATAAATACCAAACTAGTCTGCCACGTATCCCGGAGAAATTCTGACCAGTCCATAACACACCTCTTTTATTCTACCAGGTAAGTTGTAGTACTAAAGCGTAGAAGAACGTTTCATTCAATGTATGGACGTTCAAAAAAAGTATGTGCAGAAACAAGTCACTTTATGAGCCTGATTAAAAATGATAGAGATAGATTACTTTAGAAACATTATGTTTGGTTTAATACAGCGTGCAAAGCTGATCTAAAGGATTCAGTGAATTGGCTAATGCTATAGTTGTGCCGGGCGATGTGTTGAGTGATGCGAGCTTGCTGCTGTACCCAATCGAGTGGTTTTTGGGCATATAATTGGATTGTCTTCCTGAGGCAGTCAATTGTACAATTTTCAAGAATAAAGGCATCGTTGTCACTGATTCCGCATTCGCGGCTGACAATAGGGATAATCCCAGCAGACATTGCGGTAAGAATACTGCCGGACATACCCTCAGAGCAGGAAGGTAAAATCACATAGCTGCAGACTTGAAGCACTTTTCTGAAGAGTTCGCTTTTAATATCAACAAAGCCTACAGGCAAAATATTAGAGCATTGATAGAGCTCTTTATTATAGATAGTACAGAAATCTTTTTCTGATTGAAACTGGCTGCATATCACTAAAGAGGTGTTTGGAAGTTTGGCAAAGACTTCTAATAATAAATCAAGTCCTTTTAGCACTTGAGGATAAGTTGCGAAAAAAAGAAATGAGCCGGGGGATTTACGGCTGACATCACAGTCAGGAAAAGAACAAGCAGAGTTTTTAATATAGGAGACTTGCTTAAAAGCATAGCCGGCGAAAGTAGAAAGCGTAAACGGGCTGCCCACTAAAAATATGGCATCAAAGTGGTCAAGCTCATTTTGTAATGGCAGCAGTGAGGCTTTCATTTGCATCCGAGCATGTTTACGGGCATTTACTGCTTTAATTCTTAGTTCATGCTGGCTGTTGTGCCAAGACGGACATGCGTCTGTACTGTAAAATACTTTGTGACACTTTTGTTTTAGGTTGTTGCAATAGACTAAGTTGTTTTGCGGGCAGTTATCAATCAGCAAATCATATTGTTTCATCAATTTCGCTGTTTTGTCATCCCCATTCATTGCGTCAACGTTATAGCCAAACTCGTTCAATATTTTTACCATTTCAGGGACTTGCCAAAATTGATGATGATGGTAGGCTGGGGATGACGTAGGGTGAAAAGGTTCTGTTGTATATTTGAGAAGACAGTTTTTGTTAAAGTTACTTCTGGTTACATTACTGTAAAAACTCGCTTTCATATGAAAGCACCTCTTCAATAAGCATTTGCTTATAGCTTATTCCACCGAGGGCAAGTTAGTGAAGCGAAGTTGTTATCACTTCAATACAACAATCAGGTAATAGAATAATAAAAAACCCTGCTAGATTTTTGTAAAAAATACAAAGCCTAGCAGGGTTTTAATTACTTTTAGCGAATTGTAAAAGTTAATTTCGATTTTTGCATAATGATACCTATTGTGAAAATTATATC carries:
- a CDS encoding CoA transferase; this translates as MGETEKKFIIPEFGPLRGINVLTSGTLVAMPHARNMMADFGAEVIQIERPKVGDTYRSMAPFVETNGKKVSTSWGQDACNRLSFFTLHLDLDIPEIQEIFSR
- a CDS encoding DUF421 domain-containing protein; amino-acid sequence: MDWSEFLRDTWQTSLVFISLLLFTRVLGKTQVAQLTFYEYVSGITIGSIAASIAASEPERVWSHFYDLLLFVLLTYLLSQITIRNRPLRKLIDGSPTVVIENGRILEQNMRNMRYDLDELTCQLRINGVLDPSEVQYAVVETTGDLSVIKKSAYQPATKGDVGVQQSPIQYPVELIMDGEVMHGNLLNQQITEGWLKEQLQAQGFQDAAQITYAVIDSKGQVFISPKMQTADNS